A part of Homoserinibacter sp. YIM 151385 genomic DNA contains:
- a CDS encoding SURF1 family cytochrome oxidase biogenesis protein, which translates to MNGTRRWIGYVALTVVFALACGLLSWWQWSRRAEAVEAIELVEQNFDAAPVPLEAELPVLDDWSPSQEWQPVVMTGTYLVEDQLLVRNRPRNGGPGWEVLTPLRLDDGRVFVVDRGWLPLGSVDDVPDVVPAPPEGVVTVVARLKAGEPTLPGRSAPEGQISTIHLPQVADLVAGETWTGAYGLLESEDPAADSRPLPVVRPPADEGPHLSYAFQWIAFGVLAFVALFWGIRHERRARLEEERVAAGGEPAPERRRGRGGEDADAEDALLDAAGR; encoded by the coding sequence GTGAACGGCACCAGGCGGTGGATCGGGTACGTCGCGCTCACGGTCGTCTTCGCGCTCGCCTGCGGGCTCCTCTCCTGGTGGCAGTGGTCCCGTCGAGCCGAGGCCGTCGAGGCGATCGAGCTCGTCGAGCAGAACTTCGACGCGGCGCCCGTGCCGCTCGAGGCGGAGCTGCCGGTGCTCGACGACTGGTCGCCCTCGCAGGAGTGGCAGCCGGTCGTGATGACCGGCACCTACCTCGTGGAGGATCAGCTGCTCGTGCGCAACCGCCCCCGCAACGGCGGGCCGGGCTGGGAGGTGCTCACGCCGCTCCGCCTCGACGACGGGCGGGTCTTCGTCGTCGATCGGGGCTGGCTCCCGCTCGGCAGCGTCGACGATGTGCCGGATGTCGTGCCGGCCCCGCCCGAAGGGGTGGTCACGGTGGTCGCGCGCCTCAAGGCCGGCGAGCCGACGCTCCCCGGCCGCTCGGCGCCCGAGGGCCAGATCTCGACCATCCACCTCCCCCAGGTCGCGGACCTCGTCGCGGGCGAGACCTGGACGGGCGCCTACGGCCTCCTCGAGTCCGAGGATCCGGCCGCCGACAGCCGCCCGCTGCCGGTCGTCCGCCCGCCCGCCGACGAGGGCCCCCACCTCTCCTACGCCTTCCAGTGGATCGCCTTCGGCGTGCTCGCCTTCGTCGCGCTCTTCTGGGGCATCCGCCACGAGCGCCGCGCGCGGCTCGAGGAGGAGCGCGTCGCCGCCGGCGGCGAGCCCGCCCCCGAGCGACGCCGCGGACGCGGCGGCGAGGACGCCGACGCGGAGGACGCGCTGCTCGATGCCGCCGGACGCTGA
- the fabG gene encoding 3-oxoacyl-ACP reductase FabG encodes MTQRTVLITGGNRGIGRAIAEAFIAAGHRVAVTARSGEGPEGALTVRAEMTDAASIDAAFTQVEEQLGAVEVVVANAGITRDTLLLRMSEEDFSAVVDTNLGGSFRVVKRASKGMLKARFGRVVLISSVVGLFGGPGQINYSSSKAGLVGMARSITRELGARGITANVVAPGFIETDMTAELPEATQAEYRKSIPAGRYGSAEEVAKAVLWLAGDDAAYISGAVIPVDGGLGMGH; translated from the coding sequence ATGACCCAGCGCACTGTCCTCATCACCGGCGGCAACCGCGGCATCGGCCGCGCCATCGCGGAGGCCTTCATCGCGGCGGGCCACCGCGTCGCCGTGACGGCGCGCTCGGGCGAGGGCCCCGAGGGCGCCCTCACCGTCCGCGCGGAGATGACGGACGCGGCCTCGATCGATGCGGCGTTCACGCAGGTCGAGGAGCAGCTCGGCGCGGTCGAGGTCGTCGTCGCGAACGCGGGCATCACGCGCGACACCCTCCTGCTCCGCATGTCGGAGGAGGACTTCTCGGCGGTCGTCGACACGAACCTGGGCGGCTCGTTCCGCGTCGTGAAGCGCGCCTCGAAGGGCATGCTCAAGGCCCGCTTCGGCCGCGTCGTGCTCATCTCGAGCGTCGTGGGCCTCTTCGGCGGGCCGGGCCAGATCAACTACTCGTCCTCGAAGGCCGGTCTCGTCGGCATGGCCCGCTCGATCACGCGCGAGCTCGGCGCACGCGGCATCACGGCGAACGTCGTCGCACCCGGCTTCATCGAGACCGACATGACGGCCGAGCTGCCGGAGGCGACGCAGGCCGAGTACCGGAAGTCCATCCCCGCCGGGCGGTACGGCAGCGCGGAGGAGGTCGCCAAGGCCGTGCTGTGGCTCGCGGGCGACGACGCGGCCTACATCTCGGGCGCCGTCATCCCCGTCGACGGCGGACTCGGGATGGGGCACTAG
- the serB gene encoding phosphoserine phosphatase SerB, producing MPSFLVVLDVDSTLIEEEAIELLAEEAGVVDEVREVTLRAMNGELDFEASLRERAATLTGLGAGVFERVRERVTLTRGVPEMAAGIRAAGGAVAVVSGGFHEIIDPVAEALRLDFWRANRLEVRDGALTGEVVPPVVDAAAKADALREWAAALDLPLARTLAIGDGANDLEMMAICGLSIGFDAKAPVRQAADLLLDERDLSAVLAVLQLPRV from the coding sequence GTGCCCTCCTTCCTCGTCGTGCTCGATGTCGACTCCACGCTGATCGAGGAGGAGGCGATCGAGCTCCTCGCCGAGGAGGCGGGCGTCGTCGACGAGGTCCGCGAGGTCACGCTCCGCGCCATGAACGGCGAGCTCGACTTCGAGGCCTCGCTCCGCGAGCGCGCCGCGACCCTCACGGGGCTCGGCGCCGGGGTCTTCGAGCGGGTGCGCGAGCGCGTGACGCTCACGCGCGGCGTCCCGGAGATGGCGGCCGGCATCCGGGCGGCGGGCGGCGCCGTCGCGGTCGTGTCGGGCGGCTTCCACGAGATCATCGACCCCGTCGCCGAGGCGCTGCGACTCGACTTCTGGCGAGCCAACCGTCTCGAGGTCCGCGACGGCGCGCTGACCGGCGAGGTCGTGCCGCCCGTCGTCGACGCGGCCGCGAAGGCGGACGCGCTGCGCGAATGGGCGGCGGCCCTCGACCTGCCGCTCGCGCGCACGCTCGCGATCGGCGACGGCGCGAACGACCTCGAGATGATGGCGATCTGCGGGCTCTCGATCGGCTTCGACGCGAAGGCCCCCGTCCGGCAGGCCGCCGATCTGCTCCTCGACGAGCGCGACCTGTCGGCCGTGCTCGCCGTGCTCCAGCTGCCCCGCGTCTGA
- a CDS encoding DUF3099 domain-containing protein — protein sequence MRRPPASSITELPASPEEEQRGRVLRYSIAMGVRMLCIVACVFVHGWWLVIPAVGAIVLPYFAVLIANAHIAKPAAVVERPGAIVPVAPSVRREGPR from the coding sequence ATGCGCCGTCCACCCGCCTCCAGCATCACGGAGCTGCCGGCCTCCCCCGAGGAGGAGCAGCGGGGGCGCGTCCTGCGCTACAGCATCGCGATGGGCGTGCGCATGCTGTGCATCGTCGCCTGCGTGTTCGTGCACGGCTGGTGGCTCGTCATCCCGGCGGTCGGCGCGATCGTCCTCCCGTACTTCGCGGTCCTCATCGCGAACGCGCACATCGCGAAGCCGGCGGCCGTCGTCGAGCGCCCCGGCGCGATCGTGCCGGTCGCCCCCTCGGTCCGCCGCGAGGGGCCGCGGTGA
- a CDS encoding ABC-F family ATP-binding cassette domain-containing protein produces the protein MLAVTGLEIRVGARVLMEDVAFRVDKGDKIGLVGRNGAGKTTLTKTLAGEGQPSAGEITRTGEIGYLPQDPRTGDPEQTARTRILDARGLGSIVLRMRQATEDMASEDARTSEAGMDAYAKAEDRFLALGGYAAEAEAASIASNLALPDRILDQQLKTLSGGQRRRIELARILFSGADTMILDEPTNHLDADSVVWLREFLKQYQGGVIVISHDVDLVDEVVNKVFYLDANRQVIDVYNMGWKHYLRQRAADEERRRKERSNVEKKATQLQQQAARFGAKASKAAAAHQMVARAEKMLSGLEEVRQVDRVAKLRFPEPAACGRTPLTASDLSKSYGSLEIFTAVDLAIDRGSKVVVLGFNGAGKTTLLRILAGVDRPDTGQVEPGHGLRIGYYAQEHETIDVKRSVLENMLSSSPQLNATEARRVLGSFLFTGDDADKPAGVLSGGEKTRLALAMIVVSGANVLLLDEPTNNLDPASREEILGALAGYSGAVVLVSHDEGAVEALNPERVLILPDGVEDHWNKDYAELITLA, from the coding sequence CGGAGCCCGCGTGCTCATGGAGGACGTGGCTTTCCGCGTCGACAAGGGCGACAAGATCGGGCTGGTCGGGCGCAACGGGGCGGGCAAGACGACGCTCACGAAGACGCTCGCGGGGGAGGGGCAGCCGAGCGCCGGCGAGATCACCCGCACCGGCGAGATCGGCTACCTCCCGCAGGACCCGCGCACGGGCGACCCGGAGCAGACGGCCCGCACCCGCATCCTCGACGCCCGCGGGCTCGGATCGATCGTGCTGCGCATGCGGCAGGCGACCGAGGACATGGCGAGCGAGGATGCGCGCACCAGCGAGGCGGGCATGGACGCCTATGCGAAGGCCGAGGATCGCTTCCTCGCGCTCGGCGGCTACGCGGCGGAGGCCGAGGCGGCGTCGATCGCCTCGAACCTCGCCCTGCCGGATCGCATCCTCGATCAGCAGCTGAAGACCCTCTCGGGCGGTCAGCGGCGCCGCATCGAGCTCGCCAGGATCCTGTTCTCAGGCGCCGACACGATGATCCTCGACGAGCCGACCAACCACCTCGATGCCGACTCGGTCGTCTGGCTGCGCGAGTTCCTCAAGCAGTATCAGGGCGGCGTCATCGTGATCAGCCACGACGTCGACCTCGTCGACGAGGTCGTCAACAAGGTCTTCTACCTCGACGCGAACCGCCAGGTCATCGACGTCTACAACATGGGCTGGAAGCACTACCTGCGCCAGCGCGCCGCCGACGAGGAGCGCCGCCGCAAGGAGCGCTCCAACGTCGAGAAGAAGGCGACGCAGCTGCAGCAGCAGGCGGCGCGCTTCGGCGCGAAGGCCTCGAAGGCGGCTGCGGCGCACCAGATGGTCGCGCGGGCGGAGAAGATGCTCTCGGGCCTCGAGGAGGTCCGCCAGGTGGACCGCGTCGCGAAGCTCCGCTTCCCGGAGCCCGCCGCCTGCGGGCGCACGCCGCTCACGGCATCCGACCTCTCGAAGTCCTACGGCTCGCTCGAGATCTTCACCGCCGTGGATCTCGCGATCGACCGCGGCTCGAAGGTCGTCGTGCTCGGCTTCAACGGCGCCGGCAAGACGACGCTGCTCCGCATCCTGGCGGGCGTCGACCGCCCCGACACCGGCCAGGTGGAGCCCGGCCACGGCCTCCGCATCGGGTACTACGCGCAGGAGCACGAGACGATCGACGTCAAGCGCTCGGTGCTCGAGAACATGCTCTCCTCCTCGCCGCAGCTCAACGCGACCGAGGCCAGGCGCGTGCTCGGCTCCTTCCTGTTCACGGGGGATGACGCCGACAAGCCCGCGGGCGTCCTCTCGGGCGGCGAGAAGACCCGCCTCGCGCTCGCGATGATCGTCGTCTCGGGGGCGAACGTGCTGCTGCTCGATGAGCCCACGAACAACCTCGACCCTGCGAGCCGCGAGGAGATCCTCGGCGCCCTCGCCGGCTACTCGGGCGCCGTCGTGCTCGTCTCGCACGACGAGGGCGCGGTCGAGGCGCTCAACCCGGAGCGCGTGCTCATCCTCCCCGACGGGGTCGAGGACCACTGGAACAAGGACTACGCCGAGCTCATCACCCTCGCCTAG